In Thermodesulfovibrionales bacterium, a single genomic region encodes these proteins:
- a CDS encoding molybdopterin-dependent oxidoreductase, with amino-acid sequence MIQLTINGKTMKVEPGTTVLQAAQKNGIYIPNLCYDRRLRPYGGCRLCVIELEGQKRLFAACSTPAENGMVVHTETPKLHKARKTVLEFLLIHHPLDCPICDKAGECQLQDLAFKYGPSESRFVAERSREPESIAAPLVERNPNRCILCGKCVRVCYDHQGVGAINLLGRGFKSKISPAFEETLDCEFCGQCIDACPVGALGSKPYRFRSRVWYMDEYPIVCPYCGCGCTTNLSLREGRIVRARGKEGIGINQGDLCSKGRFGFDYIYSENRIKSPMIKRDGALVPVTWEEAFQYVSQRLEAIKEKHGPSAIGAIGSQRATMEDNYMLQRFMREIIGTDNIDSAARFGYAKARKAVEMAFGTELSPITWDAPLQADFILVVESDITSTVPVWGLNFIAAQKQGAQLIVADPKETKLARNSTAWLQIQAGSGLALLNGIAKVILDEGLHNLDEEIPLTEKTLTIPNFEAWSKSLTHFTPPAVAKLTGLTEDEIIGLARSYARARRRLLALTFGSSENTKGMNTVLAAANLVLLMGDAHDTLQIPAEFSNTLGMWKVGVRPHSGGKDASEMLYKPGAVKALYIMGENPLVTFKDVSTVTRALKELELLIVQDIIMTDTAKLADVVLPASSWGEKEGTFMAATGDIQNVPKLLAETGQSIPDWKVFRNLARTMNRDVGLKDLAEIRASIMDMVITAASHEGRPSFHPVTHVLSEKPDREYPLLLITSNLLQHSGALSVLSKNLGSVVSDAYLEINPRDAKEHKIHDEGYVRVTSRRGEVYLKAMLSDEMPEGTLFAPTHFPHANVNALTHPAANGEAPTDTVRIEKA; translated from the coding sequence ATGATACAGCTTACGATAAACGGTAAAACGATGAAGGTTGAGCCCGGCACCACCGTGCTCCAGGCAGCCCAGAAGAACGGGATCTACATTCCCAACCTCTGTTATGACAGGCGGCTCAGGCCCTATGGTGGCTGCAGGCTCTGTGTCATTGAATTGGAAGGGCAGAAAAGGCTTTTCGCGGCATGCTCTACGCCTGCTGAAAACGGGATGGTGGTCCATACCGAGACGCCGAAGCTCCATAAGGCGAGAAAGACGGTCCTCGAGTTTCTGCTCATTCATCATCCCCTCGATTGTCCGATCTGCGATAAGGCGGGTGAGTGCCAGCTCCAGGATCTTGCATTCAAGTATGGCCCCTCCGAGAGCAGGTTTGTGGCTGAGAGGAGCCGTGAACCCGAGAGCATCGCCGCGCCGCTCGTGGAAAGAAACCCAAACAGGTGCATCCTCTGCGGCAAGTGCGTGAGGGTCTGTTATGACCATCAGGGTGTCGGTGCCATAAATCTTCTCGGCAGGGGATTCAAGTCAAAGATCAGTCCAGCCTTCGAGGAGACCCTGGACTGCGAGTTCTGCGGGCAGTGCATTGACGCATGCCCTGTTGGAGCCCTCGGAAGCAAGCCTTACCGATTCAGGTCAAGGGTCTGGTATATGGATGAATATCCGATCGTATGTCCCTATTGCGGCTGCGGCTGCACCACAAACCTGAGTCTCAGGGAAGGAAGGATCGTCAGGGCAAGAGGGAAGGAAGGCATCGGAATCAACCAGGGAGATCTCTGCAGCAAGGGAAGGTTCGGATTTGATTACATCTATTCTGAAAACAGAATAAAGTCACCCATGATTAAAAGGGACGGCGCCCTTGTTCCGGTAACGTGGGAGGAGGCCTTTCAATACGTTTCCCAGCGCCTCGAAGCGATAAAAGAGAAGCATGGTCCGTCCGCTATCGGCGCCATCGGCTCTCAGCGCGCCACCATGGAAGACAACTACATGCTTCAGCGTTTCATGAGGGAGATTATCGGCACGGACAATATCGACTCTGCCGCCCGCTTCGGGTATGCGAAGGCACGGAAGGCCGTCGAGATGGCCTTCGGGACTGAACTTTCACCGATAACATGGGACGCGCCTCTGCAGGCTGATTTTATCCTCGTTGTTGAGTCCGACATAACATCCACGGTGCCGGTATGGGGGCTGAATTTTATTGCGGCCCAGAAACAGGGGGCACAACTTATTGTTGCAGACCCGAAGGAGACAAAACTTGCGAGGAACAGCACCGCGTGGCTCCAGATACAGGCAGGCTCGGGGCTTGCTCTCCTCAACGGCATTGCAAAGGTGATTCTCGACGAGGGACTTCATAATCTCGATGAGGAGATTCCCCTTACGGAAAAGACCCTCACCATACCGAATTTTGAAGCGTGGTCAAAGAGTCTTACCCACTTCACGCCTCCTGCCGTTGCGAAGCTCACAGGGTTGACTGAAGATGAGATCATTGGCCTTGCAAGGTCCTATGCCCGAGCCAGACGGAGGCTCCTCGCCCTGACATTTGGCTCTTCTGAGAACACGAAGGGCATGAATACGGTCCTTGCAGCTGCCAACCTCGTTCTTCTCATGGGCGACGCCCATGATACCCTCCAGATTCCTGCTGAGTTTTCGAATACTTTAGGCATGTGGAAGGTCGGGGTCAGACCTCATTCGGGAGGAAAAGACGCCTCTGAGATGCTTTACAAGCCTGGAGCTGTCAAGGCACTCTACATAATGGGAGAAAACCCTCTCGTTACCTTTAAAGATGTCTCGACAGTCACAAGAGCCTTAAAGGAGCTGGAACTGCTCATCGTGCAGGACATCATCATGACAGATACGGCGAAGCTTGCTGACGTTGTCCTTCCTGCCAGCAGCTGGGGTGAGAAAGAGGGGACATTCATGGCTGCCACAGGCGATATCCAGAATGTCCCGAAGCTTCTGGCCGAGACAGGACAGTCCATCCCCGACTGGAAGGTATTCAGAAACCTGGCGAGAACCATGAATCGGGACGTCGGTCTCAAGGACCTTGCCGAAATCAGGGCGTCCATTATGGATATGGTGATTACCGCTGCTTCTCATGAAGGAAGACCCTCATTCCACCCCGTTACGCACGTGTTGTCTGAGAAACCGGACAGAGAATATCCCCTGCTCCTTATTACGTCAAATCTGTTGCAGCATTCCGGAGCCCTCTCCGTACTTTCGAAGAACCTCGGTTCCGTTGTCTCAGACGCCTATCTTGAAATCAACCCGAGAGATGCGAAGGAGCATAAGATTCACGATGAAGGGTATGTAAGGGTCACGTCGAGAAGGGGCGAGGTATATCTCAAGGCGATGCTGTCTGATGAGATGCCCGAAGGGACGCTCTTTGCACCGACGCATTTCCCTCACGCAAATGTGAATGCACTGACCCATCCCGCCGCGAACGGGGAAGCTCCAACGGATACGGTGAGGATAGAAAAAGCGTAA
- a CDS encoding NADH-quinone oxidoreductase subunit NuoF: MEKYRSSVMLCGGTGCIAGGSLKIKTALDEELKNRGLQNEIHVVLTGCNGFCAEGPVMTVYPDDIFYEKVTVKDVPLIVEEHFIKGRPVERLMYKEPVKKQTIPLMKDIPFFSLQVLRALRNKGLIDAEKIDEYIARDGYQAAAKALTEMTPEQVIDELKRSGLRGRGGAGFPTGMKWELCARVKGDEKFILCNGDEGDPGAFMDRSIMEADPHVVLEGMIIGARAIGANKGYIYVRAEYPLAVHRLQLAIDQAKEYGLLGDNILGTGFNLDIEIYQGAGAFVCGEETALMRSIEGKRGMPRPRPPFPAQKGLWDKPSVLNNVETYANIPQIILNGADWYRSLGTEKSTGTKVFALSGAISNIGLIEVPMGIPLRKIIYDIGGGVPNKRKFKAVQLGGPSGGCIPEHLLDTPVTYEDIVQTGAIVGSGGMVVMNDLNCMVSVAKFFLEFTAEESCGKCPPCRIGTTMMLDLLTKITEGKGKARDIELLQDMSLDIIATSLCGLGQTAPNPVLTTIRYFKEEYESHINEQWCKTGVCKDLCTFYIDEEKCKACGQCKKVCPQAAVSGEKKVAHRIDQAKCIQCRSCYEVCKFDSVKIGPRSMRESLKETTDQAALKDMRIAALAAKEE, encoded by the coding sequence ATGGAAAAATATCGTTCAAGTGTAATGTTGTGCGGAGGCACCGGATGTATCGCCGGCGGCAGTCTGAAGATAAAGACCGCCCTTGATGAAGAGTTGAAGAACAGAGGCCTCCAGAATGAAATACATGTCGTCCTGACCGGTTGTAACGGCTTCTGCGCCGAGGGCCCTGTCATGACCGTCTATCCCGACGATATCTTTTACGAGAAGGTCACCGTAAAGGATGTCCCCCTCATTGTGGAAGAGCACTTCATCAAGGGAAGGCCTGTCGAGAGGCTCATGTACAAGGAGCCTGTCAAGAAGCAGACGATCCCCCTTATGAAGGACATCCCCTTCTTCAGTCTCCAGGTGCTCAGGGCCTTACGGAACAAAGGCCTTATCGATGCGGAGAAGATCGATGAATACATTGCGAGGGACGGGTACCAGGCAGCTGCAAAGGCACTGACGGAGATGACGCCGGAACAGGTCATCGATGAACTCAAGCGCTCCGGACTTCGCGGAAGGGGCGGAGCAGGATTCCCCACGGGAATGAAATGGGAACTCTGTGCAAGGGTTAAGGGGGACGAGAAGTTTATCCTCTGTAACGGCGATGAAGGAGACCCCGGCGCATTCATGGACAGGAGCATCATGGAGGCCGACCCCCATGTCGTGCTTGAGGGCATGATAATCGGCGCCAGGGCGATCGGGGCAAATAAGGGATACATTTACGTGAGGGCAGAGTACCCCCTCGCCGTCCACAGATTACAGCTCGCCATAGACCAGGCGAAAGAGTACGGACTTCTCGGCGATAATATCCTTGGTACGGGATTCAACCTCGATATCGAGATCTACCAGGGGGCCGGTGCTTTTGTCTGCGGAGAAGAGACAGCCCTCATGAGGTCGATCGAAGGGAAGAGGGGAATGCCGAGGCCCAGGCCGCCGTTCCCCGCTCAGAAAGGGCTCTGGGATAAGCCTTCGGTGCTGAACAACGTCGAAACCTATGCCAATATACCGCAAATTATTTTGAACGGCGCTGACTGGTACAGGAGTCTCGGGACGGAAAAATCTACAGGAACAAAGGTCTTCGCCCTGAGCGGCGCGATCAGCAATATCGGTCTCATTGAGGTTCCTATGGGCATCCCCCTCAGAAAGATCATTTATGATATCGGCGGCGGCGTACCGAACAAGAGAAAGTTCAAGGCCGTCCAGCTGGGCGGGCCCTCTGGGGGCTGTATACCAGAGCACCTCCTTGATACGCCGGTCACCTACGAGGACATCGTACAGACAGGGGCCATTGTTGGTTCCGGCGGAATGGTTGTTATGAATGACCTGAACTGTATGGTGAGCGTCGCGAAGTTCTTCCTCGAATTTACCGCTGAAGAGTCATGCGGTAAATGCCCGCCCTGCAGGATCGGAACGACGATGATGCTCGATCTCCTGACAAAGATAACGGAAGGGAAAGGAAAGGCAAGAGACATCGAGCTCCTTCAGGACATGTCCCTCGACATCATAGCCACATCTCTCTGCGGTCTGGGCCAGACCGCCCCCAACCCCGTACTGACGACGATAAGATATTTCAAGGAAGAGTATGAATCCCACATAAACGAGCAGTGGTGCAAGACAGGGGTATGCAAGGACCTCTGCACCTTCTATATCGATGAGGAGAAGTGTAAGGCCTGCGGCCAGTGCAAAAAGGTCTGCCCCCAGGCTGCCGTATCCGGAGAAAAGAAGGTAGCCCACCGCATCGACCAAGCGAAATGCATACAGTGCCGCTCTTGTTATGAGGTATGTAAGTTCGATTCAGTGAAGATCGGCCCAAGAAGCATGAGAGAAAGCCTGAAGGAGACAACTGATCAGGCGGCTTTGAAGGATATGCGGATAGCGGCCCTTGCGGCAAAGGAGGAATAA
- a CDS encoding (2Fe-2S) ferredoxin domain-containing protein, whose protein sequence is MGRLTIDDLKKIKEDYKSALTLREGGSRAKITVHMGTCGIAAGARKVMEALLDEIAKSDVKDVIVTTSGCAGLCSKEPMATVEIMNEAPVKYVLLDDEKIRRIFQEHVMNGRIVEGSALVMGSETAY, encoded by the coding sequence ATGGGACGGTTGACGATCGATGATCTCAAGAAGATAAAGGAAGACTACAAATCCGCCCTGACATTACGGGAGGGAGGTTCGCGTGCGAAGATAACCGTGCACATGGGTACGTGCGGCATCGCTGCTGGCGCAAGAAAGGTAATGGAAGCGCTCCTTGACGAGATTGCCAAGAGCGACGTCAAGGATGTGATCGTGACGACATCGGGCTGCGCCGGGTTGTGCAGCAAGGAGCCTATGGCTACCGTCGAGATCATGAACGAGGCGCCCGTGAAGTATGTGCTGCTGGACGATGAGAAGATACGAAGGATCTTCCAGGAGCATGTAATGAACGGCCGTATTGTTGAGGGTTCCGCCCTCGTCATGGGAAGCGAGACCGCATATTAA
- a CDS encoding rhomboid family intramembrane serine protease codes for MIPFKDDNPTATLPLVTIGIIVLNVAAYLWGLVSPSGGETFAFSYGAIPHNLITLERSQPVSPIATIFSSMFLHGGLLHLGGNMLYLWIFGDNIEDSMGHLRFLAFYLLAGVIAAYSHAFTEPHSRIPMIGASGAVSAVLGAYLLLFPGAQVYTLLFFGFFWQVVKIPALIVIGFWAIIQLINGLVTKGLAGQGGIAWFAHLGGFLFGLLTIKLWLQRRRLRRW; via the coding sequence GTGATCCCTTTCAAGGACGACAATCCCACGGCTACGCTCCCCTTGGTTACCATCGGGATCATCGTCCTCAATGTCGCCGCCTACCTGTGGGGATTAGTATCTCCTTCCGGAGGAGAGACCTTCGCCTTTTCTTACGGTGCGATACCTCACAATCTGATCACCCTCGAAAGGAGTCAGCCCGTGAGCCCTATCGCTACCATCTTTTCCTCGATGTTTCTCCATGGCGGGCTTCTTCATCTCGGCGGCAATATGCTTTATCTCTGGATCTTTGGTGACAACATCGAAGACAGCATGGGACATCTGAGATTTCTGGCATTCTATCTGCTTGCGGGTGTCATAGCTGCCTACTCCCATGCTTTCACCGAACCACATTCCCGCATACCGATGATAGGCGCGAGCGGAGCGGTATCGGCCGTCCTCGGAGCCTACCTCCTCTTGTTCCCCGGAGCCCAAGTCTATACCCTTCTCTTCTTCGGATTCTTCTGGCAAGTGGTAAAAATCCCGGCCTTGATTGTTATCGGTTTTTGGGCTATTATACAGCTTATCAACGGTCTCGTTACCAAAGGGCTTGCGGGTCAGGGCGGGATAGCCTGGTTCGCACATCTCGGTGGTTTTCTCTTTGGATTGTTGACGATAAAACTGTGGCTGCAAAGAAGGAGATTGAGGCGATGGTAG
- a CDS encoding ATP-binding protein: MNKGNREGSFHIIGGDFTNAGVASSELKSVLTGLGIDMKIVRRAAIASFEAEMNVIIHATAGVMYYSVTSQEIKIVVTDMGPGIPDIPLAMTEGYSTAPDWVREKGWGAGIGLPNIKKNSDDFKVDSVVGEGTTLEIIITIHREDHGHESR, translated from the coding sequence ATGAACAAGGGCAACAGGGAAGGGAGCTTCCATATCATCGGAGGAGATTTTACGAACGCCGGGGTGGCGTCGAGCGAGTTGAAATCCGTTCTCACAGGGCTTGGCATCGACATGAAGATCGTGAGGAGGGCCGCCATCGCCAGCTTCGAGGCTGAAATGAACGTGATCATCCATGCAACTGCCGGCGTGATGTATTATTCCGTTACCTCCCAGGAGATCAAGATCGTTGTCACCGACATGGGTCCGGGCATACCTGACATTCCGCTGGCGATGACCGAAGGATACTCGACTGCTCCCGACTGGGTGAGGGAGAAGGGGTGGGGAGCGGGAATAGGACTGCCCAACATCAAGAAGAATTCCGACGATTTTAAGGTCGATTCTGTTGTCGGGGAGGGAACGACGCTCGAAATAATCATAACCATTCATAGGGAGGATCACGGCCATGAATCTCGGTGA
- a CDS encoding DRTGG domain-containing protein, translating into MNLGEVVKALSLEARTADVDLEREVTGCYISDLLSDVMANAQEGEVWITLQTHPNTVAVAVLRNLAAIILTNKRNPEGETLTKADEERIPIFVTSHSTFEAGGKLYQFLRC; encoded by the coding sequence ATGAATCTCGGTGAGGTAGTCAAGGCATTGTCCCTTGAAGCGAGGACGGCAGATGTGGATCTCGAACGGGAGGTGACCGGGTGCTATATCAGCGACCTGCTCTCTGATGTCATGGCAAACGCACAGGAAGGCGAAGTCTGGATCACCCTCCAGACGCACCCAAACACCGTTGCCGTGGCTGTCCTGAGAAACCTGGCAGCCATCATCCTGACGAATAAGAGAAATCCCGAAGGAGAGACCCTGACGAAGGCCGATGAAGAAAGGATCCCGATTTTTGTCACGTCCCATTCGACCTTTGAGGCGGGGGGCAAGCTCTATCAGTTCCTTCGATGTTGA
- a CDS encoding NAD(P)H-dependent oxidoreductase subunit E, whose protein sequence is MAGKILVVDDEPVVVKSCERILAPEGYTVESASNGNEATNKLGKDGYDLVITDLMMPDMNGLELIRWIRNSKPDTGIIVITGYPSQDSIKEALSLRILDYLPKPFSPGLLLEVTGKAMEFRKSGVIAEAPPSEEYTEEKARQLDTIIKRYRRKPGSLIPVLQEAQELIGYLPPSIQRHIAKGLKLPVSEVHGVVSFYSFFTMKPKGKHNIRVCLGTACYVKGAEEIVKKLSDGLAVSVGGVTADKKFSLETVRCLGACGLAPVVVIDKDTHGSVNAVKVHNLLKDYSD, encoded by the coding sequence ATGGCAGGGAAGATACTTGTAGTAGATGACGAACCTGTTGTCGTCAAGAGCTGCGAACGCATCCTAGCGCCAGAAGGTTATACCGTCGAGAGCGCGTCGAACGGCAACGAGGCGACGAACAAGCTCGGCAAAGACGGCTACGACCTTGTTATCACAGACCTTATGATGCCGGACATGAACGGCCTTGAGCTCATCCGGTGGATAAGGAACTCCAAGCCTGATACCGGGATCATCGTAATTACAGGCTACCCTTCGCAGGACAGCATAAAAGAGGCCCTCAGTCTGAGGATCCTCGATTATCTGCCGAAACCCTTTTCGCCGGGGCTGCTCCTGGAGGTTACGGGAAAGGCAATGGAATTCAGAAAGTCAGGGGTAATTGCAGAGGCTCCCCCATCGGAGGAGTATACCGAGGAGAAAGCAAGGCAACTCGATACGATCATTAAGAGATACCGGAGAAAGCCGGGTAGTCTCATCCCTGTTCTCCAGGAGGCGCAGGAACTTATCGGATACCTTCCCCCCTCTATCCAGAGGCATATTGCGAAGGGTTTGAAGCTTCCCGTGAGCGAAGTCCATGGCGTTGTCTCATTCTACTCATTCTTCACCATGAAGCCCAAAGGCAAGCATAACATCAGGGTATGCCTCGGCACCGCCTGCTATGTCAAGGGCGCAGAAGAGATTGTTAAGAAGCTGAGTGACGGCCTCGCGGTCAGTGTCGGAGGCGTTACGGCTGACAAGAAGTTCTCGCTTGAAACGGTCCGGTGTCTGGGGGCCTGCGGGCTTGCGCCGGTAGTCGTGATCGACAAAGACACCCACGGATCCGTCAATGCAGTAAAGGTACATAATCTGCTGAAGGATTATAGTGACTAA
- a CDS encoding PHP domain-containing protein — MLSTFLADLHLHTCLSPCADLDMSPRDLVGAARARGLDIIAITDHNSCENVEASKRAAYGTGMTILGGMEVSSSEEVHILGLFNETGQMLRMQDIIYENLPEQENDERLYGHQVIANEFNEVLAFNRRLLIAATKLNLRELVETIHSLGGLAIASHIDRESFSVLSQLGFIPADVRFDALELSPKMTRGLAEAQFKGLRNLPWVSFSDAHHVADIGRRVTTFRLKEPTLEEIRLALVKRDGRDTCWETE; from the coding sequence ATGTTGAGTACGTTTCTGGCCGATCTTCATCTCCATACCTGTCTTTCTCCGTGCGCCGATCTGGATATGAGCCCCCGGGACCTTGTGGGAGCAGCGAGAGCACGGGGGCTGGACATCATCGCCATAACAGATCACAACTCCTGCGAGAATGTCGAGGCATCAAAGAGGGCAGCCTACGGGACAGGGATGACCATCCTCGGCGGGATGGAGGTGTCAAGTTCAGAGGAGGTTCACATCCTTGGTCTCTTCAATGAAACGGGACAGATGTTGCGCATGCAGGACATTATCTATGAGAATCTTCCCGAGCAGGAAAATGACGAGAGGCTTTACGGGCATCAGGTGATCGCAAACGAATTCAATGAGGTCCTCGCGTTCAACAGGAGATTGCTCATAGCGGCGACGAAGCTGAACCTCCGCGAATTGGTGGAGACCATTCATTCCCTCGGAGGACTGGCCATTGCCAGTCATATTGACCGTGAGAGCTTTAGCGTTCTTTCTCAGCTGGGTTTCATCCCCGCTGACGTGCGATTCGATGCCCTTGAGCTCTCCCCAAAAATGACAAGGGGCCTTGCAGAGGCGCAGTTTAAGGGGCTGCGGAATTTGCCCTGGGTCTCTTTTTCCGATGCTCACCATGTTGCCGATATCGGAAGAAGAGTCACGACCTTCAGACTGAAAGAGCCGACCTTGGAAGAGATAAGGCTCGCCCTCGTGAAGAGGGATGGCCGCGACACCTGCTGGGAGACCGAATAA
- a CDS encoding response regulator encodes MAKPKILVIDDEEIVRVSCKKCLAPEGYDVDVAPSGIEGMKMAETSAYDLILTDLKMPDMDGMEFLLKTREKRPAAKVIMITGYSTVENAVKAIKSGAFNYIEKPFTPDALVAAVKDALDSK; translated from the coding sequence ATGGCCAAGCCGAAGATTCTTGTGATCGATGATGAGGAGATTGTGCGGGTAAGCTGCAAGAAGTGCCTGGCGCCTGAGGGCTATGACGTTGACGTTGCACCGAGCGGGATCGAGGGTATGAAGATGGCTGAGACGAGTGCCTACGACCTCATTCTGACGGACCTCAAGATGCCCGACATGGACGGGATGGAGTTTCTCCTGAAGACAAGGGAGAAGCGGCCGGCCGCAAAGGTGATCATGATAACGGGATACAGTACGGTCGAGAATGCTGTGAAGGCGATCAAATCAGGCGCATTCAATTATATCGAAAAACCGTTCACCCCTGATGCCCTCGTTGCCGCGGTTAAGGATGCCCTCGATTCGAAATGA
- a CDS encoding ATP-binding protein, translated as MEDLSLHILDIAENSVTAGADLVEIRVEEDTANDRLTLEIRDNGRGMDEETVKMVTDPFFSTKTVRRVGLGLPLLKQSAEECDGCFSITSGQGKGTTITARFRNSHIDRKPLGNIAATLTVLIAGNERIDFVLEYKKNDYTYRLSTAEIREDLGEIPINRPAVLKAIREDIERGIRSRQG; from the coding sequence ATGGAAGACCTCTCCCTGCATATCCTTGACATCGCCGAGAACTCTGTCACTGCCGGCGCCGATCTCGTGGAGATACGCGTTGAAGAGGATACGGCAAATGACCGGCTGACTCTGGAGATCAGGGATAACGGAAGGGGCATGGACGAAGAGACCGTAAAGATGGTCACAGACCCTTTCTTTAGCACAAAGACCGTCAGGAGGGTGGGCCTTGGGTTGCCCCTCCTGAAGCAGTCTGCAGAGGAGTGTGACGGGTGCTTTTCGATCACTTCGGGGCAGGGGAAGGGGACAACCATAACAGCACGTTTCAGGAACAGCCATATCGACAGGAAACCGCTGGGGAATATCGCGGCAACGCTGACGGTTCTCATAGCCGGAAATGAGAGGATCGATTTCGTCCTTGAGTATAAAAAGAATGATTACACGTACCGCCTCAGTACTGCCGAGATTAGAGAGGACCTTGGAGAGATACCTATAAACAGGCCGGCAGTCCTGAAGGCCATAAGGGAAGATATTGAGCGGGGAATAAGAAGCCGTCAGGGTTAA
- a CDS encoding sigma-54 dependent transcriptional regulator, translating to MISAKEKIIIIDDDEIVRKSCGKILAPEGYALEFSANSTEGLNRLRKEHFDLVLTDLRLPHMDGMEVLRMIKENWPGTEVIVITGFGSVKTAVEALRYGAYDYIEKPFAPEQLLHAVTRCLERKHLLVENLRLRQEMHALYRMENITGTSAAMQKVFHLIATVAPAMTTVLITGESGTGKELIARALHHNSPRRNEPFLVVDCGTIPDALMEAELFGYMKGSFTGAMETRRGLLELAHRGTILFDEIGNLGIPMQAKLLRVLQEKEFRPLGGRTMSKVDVRILAATNRDLSAMVREGTFREDLFYRLNVFPINLPPLRERKEDIPALADHFIRKFGRETEKEVSSISAEAMKRLILHDWPGNVRELENIIHRAVILCKGKALRPEHILITGRKEPEIPKTSVELKQMKKKLRVKSVEDLERAFVVNALDRSKWNITRAAQEVGMQRTNFQALLKRYGIKRG from the coding sequence ATGATCTCTGCTAAAGAGAAGATTATCATTATTGATGACGATGAGATCGTCAGAAAGAGCTGTGGAAAGATACTCGCTCCTGAAGGCTATGCACTGGAGTTCTCGGCCAACAGCACGGAAGGGCTGAACAGGCTCAGGAAGGAGCACTTTGATCTCGTGCTCACAGACCTTCGCCTGCCCCACATGGACGGCATGGAGGTACTGAGGATGATCAAGGAGAACTGGCCCGGTACGGAAGTGATCGTCATAACCGGTTTCGGATCCGTGAAGACCGCTGTCGAGGCCTTGCGCTACGGGGCGTACGACTATATCGAGAAGCCTTTTGCGCCCGAACAGCTTCTCCACGCTGTGACACGTTGCCTCGAAAGAAAACACCTCCTCGTCGAAAACCTGCGGCTGAGACAGGAGATGCACGCCCTGTACCGCATGGAGAATATCACCGGGACTTCGGCGGCCATGCAGAAGGTTTTTCACCTCATCGCAACGGTAGCACCTGCAATGACAACGGTTCTCATAACCGGGGAAAGCGGAACAGGCAAGGAGCTCATTGCGAGGGCGCTCCATCACAACAGCCCGCGCAGGAATGAGCCCTTCCTTGTTGTCGACTGCGGGACGATCCCCGACGCCCTCATGGAGGCCGAGCTCTTTGGTTATATGAAGGGTTCTTTCACCGGGGCGATGGAGACGCGCAGGGGCCTTCTCGAGCTTGCCCATCGCGGGACTATTCTCTTCGATGAGATAGGGAACCTCGGCATTCCGATGCAGGCGAAACTCCTTAGGGTGCTGCAGGAGAAGGAGTTCAGGCCTCTGGGAGGAAGGACCATGTCGAAGGTCGATGTCAGGATCCTCGCTGCAACAAACAGAGATCTGTCAGCAATGGTTCGGGAAGGAACATTCAGGGAAGACCTCTTTTATCGGCTGAACGTCTTCCCGATAAACCTTCCACCCCTTAGAGAGAGGAAAGAGGACATCCCGGCGCTCGCCGATCATTTCATCAGGAAATTCGGGAGGGAGACGGAGAAGGAGGTATCTTCAATCTCTGCAGAGGCAATGAAACGCCTCATACTGCACGACTGGCCCGGCAATGTAAGGGAGCTCGAAAATATCATTCACCGCGCCGTCATCCTCTGTAAAGGCAAGGCACTGAGGCCCGAGCATATTCTCATAACAGGCAGAAAGGAGCCCGAAATTCCCAAAACAAGCGTAGAGTTGAAACAGATGAAGAAGAAGCTGAGGGTCAAGTCAGTCGAAGATCTCGAAAGGGCTTTTGTCGTCAATGCATTAGACCGCAGCAAGTGGAATATTACAAGGGCGGCTCAGGAGGTGGGGATGCAACGGACAAATTTCCAGGCACTTCTGAAGAGATATGGGATCAAGAGGGGATAA